A part of Cannabis sativa cultivar Pink pepper isolate KNU-18-1 chromosome 6, ASM2916894v1, whole genome shotgun sequence genomic DNA contains:
- the LOC115720955 gene encoding uncharacterized protein LOC115720955, with the protein MKGIMHFRKKGKLSPRFIGPLEILDKVGQVAYRLALPPTLAETHNFFHISMLSKYVPDPTHVLKYENLNLQQEMSYMARPVRVIEKGIKVLRNKTIPLVKILWSDSSDKEATWELETDIQKHYPELFSGR; encoded by the coding sequence ATGAAGGGGATTATGCATTTCAGAAAAAAGGGGAAGTTAAGCCCAAGATTTATAGGTCCTTTGGAGATACTGGACAAAGTTGGTCAGGTAGCTTACCGTTTGGCCCTACCGCCAACATTAGCGGAAACGCATAATTTTTTCCACATTTCCATGTTAAGTAAGTATGTACCTGATCCGACACATGTGCTTAAGTACGAGAACTTGAACTTGCAGCAGGAGATGAGTTATATGGCACGCCCAGTGCGCGTGATAGAAAAGGGAATAAAAGTCTTACGGAATAAGACTATACCCTTAGTTAAAATCCTGTGGAGTGATAGTTCTGATAAAGAAGCGACATGGGAGTTGGAGACGGACATACAGAAACACTACCCTGAGTTATTCTCTGgtaggtaa